A window of Hevea brasiliensis isolate MT/VB/25A 57/8 chromosome 14, ASM3005281v1, whole genome shotgun sequence contains these coding sequences:
- the LOC110646722 gene encoding protein BTR1, producing the protein MESTESSYVSSPEAPRKRSPPPPKSPTSDSVEKATYIRFLVSNAAAGSVIGKGGATITDFQSQSGARIQLSRNYEFFPGTSDRIIMISGTLDDVIKAVELILAKLFSEFHAEDGVDFDTRTKVRLIVPNSSCGSIIGKGGAIIKSFIEDSQAGIKISPQDNNFYGLNDRLVTVTGTLEEQIRAIDLILSKLVEDPHYSQTMHTPFSYAGAYNSMNYPNGAGGKFQNNKEDRTNSVTIGIADEHIGLVVGRGGRNIMEISQVSGARIKISDRGDFMSGTNDRKITITGSQRAIRSAEGMIMQKVAYASERGSD; encoded by the exons ATGGAATCCACGGAGTCTTCTTATGTGTCGTCACCGGAGGCGCCGCGCAAGAGATCTCCTCCACCGCCGAAATCGCCGACTTCTG ATTCTGTTGAGAAGGCAACATACATTAGATTTCTTGTTTCAAATGCTGCAGCTGGTTCAGTTATTGGAAAGGGTGGTGCCACAATTACTGATTTTCAGTCGCAGTCTGGAGCACGAATTCAGTTGTCACGCAATTATGAATTTTTCCCAGGAACCTCTGATAGGATAATTATGATATCTGGAACCTTGGATGATGTGATAAAGGCTGTGGAACTTATTCTTGCTAAATTATTTAGtgag TTTCATGCTGAAGATGGTGTTGATTTTGATACAAGAACAAAAGTGAGACTAATTGTTCCAAATAGCTCTTGTGGTAGCATAATTGGGAAGGGAGGAGCTATTATAAA GTCATTTATTGAAGATTCTCAAGCTGGCATTAAGATATCTCCTCAGGATAATAATTTTTATGGGTTGAATGATAGGCTGGTGACAGTGACCGGAACTTTAGAGGAGCAGATTCGGGCAATTGATCTCATTTTATCTAAATTAGTTGAAGACCCTCACTACTCTCAGACTATGCATACCCCATTTTCATATGCTG GAGCATACAATTCGATGAACTATCCAAATGGGGCAGGTGGAAAGTTTCAGAATAACAAG GAGGATCGTACCAACTCGGTGACAATTGGCATTGCCGATGAGCATATTGGACTGGTTGTTGGTCGTGGTGGAAGAAATATAATGGAAATCAGCCAG GTTAGTGGAGCCAGGATAAAAATATCAGATAGAGGTGATTTCATGTCTGGAACAAATGATAG GAAAATCACGATCACTGGGTCACAGAGAGCCATCCGTTCAGCGGAAGGAATGATTATGCAGAAGGTAGCCTATGCTTCTGAAAGGGGGTCAGATTAG